The Thermobifida halotolerans sequence GCTTCGGAGAACGCTGACAAGGAGATCGAACTGCGCTGGCGCGGGCTGCGGGAGCACCTCGCCGAGCAGGGAGCCGACGAGGCGACCCTGAGTGCCCTGGACGCCGAGGTCGGAGGAGCCTCGGGCGTCCCCGGCCCGCAGGGGGAGGCGCTGTTCGCCTCCGAGGGGCGGCTGCTGGGCGCGTTCACGCTGTCCAGGCCGCCGCTGCGGGACCAGGCCGCCTGGCTGCCGGTCGCCGACACGCTGGGACTGACCGTCGACCGCGGTCGCCAGGTGCCCTACGTGGTGGTCGCGGCGGACCGGGAGGGCGCCGACGTCACCGCCTACAGCGTCGCCCACCACGACCCCGAGAGCAGGCGGAGCTTCAGCGGAAGCACCCTGCACATCCAGAAGGTGCGCGTCGGCGGCTGGGCGCACAAGCAGTACCAGCGCAGGTCGGAGAACCTCTGGGACGCCAACGCGGAGGAGGCGGCCAAGGACGTGGAGGCCGCGGTCTCCGATGTGGCGGCCGAGGTCGTGTTCGTCGGTGGCGACGAGCGCGCCATCGGCAAGCTCCGCGACCACCTGAGCAGGTCGGTCCTCGACATCCTCGTCGAGCAGCCCGGCGGGGGACGCTACGACTACGCCGCTCTGGCCAGTCTGCGCGATTCGGTGGACCAGGCCCTGGAACGGGCGGTGACCCGGGCCAGGGCGGAGGAGCAGGCCGAGTTCACCTCGGCACTGGGGCGGAACGAGGGCGCGGTCGAGGGGGTGGAGGCGACGACCGAGGCGCTGCGCCGCGCCCAGGTCCGTGTCCTGCTACTGGCCGCCGACCTCGGTGACGAACCGCGGATCTGGGCTTCCCGGTCCGACCCCCTGGAGGTGTCGGTGGACCGGAACCGACTCAGCGCCCCCGACTCCGCGTTCCAGGCACCGGCCAGCGCGCTGATGCTGCGCGCGGCCACGCAGACCGACGCCGAATTCGTGGAGTTGTCCGAGACGAAGGCGGCGGAGGGGACCGGCGCTCTGCTCCGCTTCGTGACCGCCCAGTGACGGCCGCCCTGTCCGGGACGGCACGGCAAGAACAGGGAGGAGCATGCGACGGGGACAGCCGAGGGGACCGCTCGGCAGCCATGACCGACCGGCCAGCGCGCTGACGTTCCGGCTGGTTCTCGCCGTCTTCGGAGCGGTGGCCTTCCTCGTGGGCGCGGTGCTGGCCATGACGATGACGGATTCGCTCCCGTTGACGGTCCTCCTGGTCGCCGGGTTCCTCGCCGCCTGCCTGAACGTCTTCTGGGTCAGCCGTCGCCGCCGCTACGAACGTTGACCGGGGCGCCACAGCCGACCGGCCGGGAACCAGCGGACTCGGGAGTTTCGCCGCGGGGAGGAGCCCCGGGCGGCCTCGGAAGGCCGCCCGGGGCTCCTCCCCGCAGGGGTCAGGAGGACTTCTCCGCGCTGCCGATCCGGGGGAACGGGGTGGTGGAGAAGACCACCTCCACGGGGACCTCGAAGTATTCGGCGATCCGCAGTGCCAGGTGCAGACTGGGGCTGTACTCGCCGCGCTCCAGGTAGCCGATGGTCTGGTAGTGCACTCCCAGGGCCTCGGCGAGTTGACGGCGGGACACGCCCCGCTCGACGCGCAGCACCGCGATGCGGTTGTAGACGTTCTCGCCGCTCATCGCCCTGCCTCCTCTCACGCGCGATTCACCCGACCCGCTGCATCGCCCTGTGCCGCCGCTCCTCCAGGCTCGCACCGGACTCGCGTCGGGCCATCCGGCGCAGCACGACGGGAGCCAGTGCCAGGCCGACGACCGCCCACGCGCCCAGCACGCCGACCGTCTCCAGGTGCCGCCAGGACTCGCCGATCTCCTCGACCGTGGCGGTGTCGGGCAGCATGCCCGAGCGCATGCCCAGGCCCAGCCAGTAGATCGGGAACACCTGGGCGATCCACTGGGCCCACTCGGGGAGCAGGGTGATCGGGAAGAAGATACCGGAGACCACGACCAGTCCCATGAGCAGCAGCATCAGGATGCCCACCACGGTACGCGGGTTGGAGAACAGCGATCCCAGAATCGCGCCGATCGGCAGGGTCGCCAGGAATCCCAGGGCGATCACCCACAGCAGGGTCAGCGCTCCCCGGGCGGTGAACTGGAACCCGTCGATCGCCAGCACGGCGGGCACCAGGATGACCAGCATGCTCAGCAGGGTCATCAGCGACACGGAGACCACCTTGCCGACCAGGTAGCCGTGCGTTCCCCTGGGAATGGCCTTGGCCCGCAGCAGGGTGCCGTCCTCGCGGTCGGTGGCCAGCAGTTGGGCCATGGTCAGCAGCCCGCCGAACACCAGCGTCATGGCCAGCACCCCGGGCAGCGCCAGCGTCGCCTGGGTGACGCCCGTCCCCGACAGTTCGGTGTTCTCCATGCCGTTGTCGCTCATGAACAGCAGGATGGCCAGGAAGATCACGCTGTTCAGCAGGTAGGAGCCGAGGTCGGAGAGGCTGGTCAGGGTCTGGCGGAACTCGGTCCACCCACGGAGCAGCCCCAGGCGCAGGGCGAAGAGTGTCGTGTTCACCGGTTCTCCTTCCGCTCCCCGAAGCCGGGGTCGTCGTCGCCCGCGGAGCCGGTCTCGTGCCGGTGCACCATGGTCAGGTAGACGTCCTCCAGCGTGGCGCGGCGCACCTCCAGGTCGGTGATCTCCTCGCCGTACTGCGCGAGCAGTTCACGGACGAAGGCGGTGCCGTCGGTGGCCGAGTGCACGAACCGCTGTCCGCCGCGGCTCCAGCGGATCTCGGTCTCACGGCTCACCTGCTGGGAGAGCTGCTCCGCGCTGCCGTCGGCGACGATCCGGCCGCCCGCGAGGATCAGGATGCGGTCGGCCAGTTTCTCCGCCTCGTCCAGGTCGTGCGTGGTGAGCAGGACGGTGGTGTCCTCGAGGTCGGCCAGTCGGTGCACCAGGTCGTGGAAGTCCCGTCGGGCCTCGGGGTCGAAACCGGCGGTCGGCTCGTCCAGGAACAGCAGTTCGGGACGGCCGATGATGCCGACCGCGACATCGAGTCGGCGCCGCTGGCCTCCGGAGAGCTCCTTGATCCGCCTGCCGGCGTGTTCGGTCAGGCCCACGATGTCGAGCAGTTCCGCGGTGTCGCGCGGTCGGTGGAGTTCGGGGGTGGAGTAGGGGGCGTAGTACCGGCCGAAGTGCTCCAGCAGTTCGGCGACCCGCCATTTGCCGTGGTCGCGCCAGGACTGCAGCACCACGCCCAGACGGGCCCGCCACCGTTCGTCGCCGTGGGCGGGGTCGGTTCCCAACACGCTCACCCGTCCGGCGGAGCGCATCCGGAAGCCTTCGAGGATCTCGATCGTGGTGGTCTTTCCCGCGCCGTTCGGGCCGAGCAGCGCCAGCACCTCGCCGCGGTCGGCCCGAAAACTCACCCCTTTGAGCACGTCCGTCGATCCGTAGCGCATCCGCAGGTCGCTGACCTCGACCACGGACTGCTCCGATGACCCGGGCGGCTGGGAGGCGGTGACGGGCTGGGGAACCGTCGCCATACTCCTTCTCCTTACCGTTGTCGTCCTGTATACATTGATAGCACATGTACTACATTCCGACAATCTCGTACTCCATCGTGGAGTGCCATGGAATGCCCACGGTGAGCACGGGGGACGCGTTCGGGTCTTGGAGTACGGCCGCGGCAACGGCAGAATGTGGTTCATCAACCGTCCGGCGGCTCTGGAGGAGGCGCCCTGTGCGAATGAGTTACGTCCGACTCCTGGCAGACGACTACGAGGCGTGCTTCCGGTTCTACGCCGACGTGCTGAAACTTCCGGTGCTCCGCGGATCGGAGCACACCCGCTACGCCGAGTTCGGGACGGGCGCCGACACCAGGCTCGCACTGAACCAGCGCGAGGTGGTCGCCGAGGCGCTGGAAACCGACATGGAGGACCCGTACCTGCCCCGCCAGGACCGGGTGGCGGTGATCTTCGAGGTGGACGACGTGGACGCCAAAGCCGCCGAACTCATCGCGACGGGCGTCCCCCTGGTCTCCCCGGTCAAGGAGTGGACGGCGCTCGGCATCCGCGCGGCGCACTTCCGCGACCCCGACGGCTACCTGCTGGAGTTCAACCAGCCGCTACTGTGACCCGCACCGACCCGTCGCCGAGGTCAGGGCCAGCGGACCGCCATCGGATCCAGATGCCTCAGCAGCAGGTCGTTGACCAGGTCCGCGCGTTCGATGTTGGCCAGGTGCGCGGCTCCGTTGACCACCTCGAAGTGGGCGTCGGGAAGGGCGCTGGCGAGCCGGCGGCCGTGCCCGGGAGGAGTCTGCGGGTCGTGCGCGCCCGAGATGACCACCGTCGGCACCCGCACTCGTGCGGCCAGGGAACGGTGGTCGACGTCCGCGACGGCGTCACAGCACCCGGCGTAGCCCTCCGGGTCGGTTTTCTCGAACTCCTCGGTGAACCGCGACACGATGTCGGGTCGCCGCTCGCAGAACCCGGGGGTGAACCACGAACGGGTGACCTCGTCGGCCACCGATGCGACGCCGAAGCTGCGCACCCGTTCGCCGATGCTCCGCCAGCGCAGTGACGGGGGCGCCCACGAGGTGGTGGACACCAGCGCCATCCGGGTGATCCGTGAGGGTTCGGCCGCGGCCGCCCACAGCGACACCATGGCCCCCAGACCGACGCCGATGAAGGAGACCTGCTCCAGTTCGCACTGGTCGAGCAGGGACAGCAGGTCGCCTCCGAGTTCCGGCACGGAGTAGGGGCCACGGGGCGCGGGCGAGGTGCCGTGCCCGCGGTGGTTGACCCGAAGCACCCGCATGCGGCGGGTCAACTCCGGCATCTGCGGCTCCCACATCGACCACTTCACGCCGAGCGTGGGAACCAGCACCACCACCGGTGCGGTCCGCGGCCCGTCAAAGCGGTACTGAAGGGGAACAACGGCCATCTGGGACCTCCTGGAACAGCGAGCCAAAAGCCTACCGACATTCCCTCACACCGAAAGGGCGGTCGGTGCTCCGCGCTGGACGGATCGTCGCGGTCACTGACCCGTCGGAGAGACGGCCACCCTTCCGGAGTCTCCGGTCCCCCAACCTCCGCCGCCCCCGGTCGACGCGGTCGGCCCGTCGTCCTCCATGTCGGCGTCCTCGGTCGGTTCGGTGGTCTCCTCTTCTTCCTCCCAACCGGGCTCCTCGGTCCAGGTGTCCTCGTCGGTGGGGTGGTAGGGGGTCAGCGAGGGGTCCGGCTGGTGGCTGTTGGGCGGAGTGGAGGGTGCGTACGTCTCCTCGTCGAAGCCCGGGTCCGTCTCGTTGTCCACCTCGGGCGGTGAGGCGGCGGGCCGGTCGTCCTCCACCTCCGAGCCATCGGTGGTGGAGCCGTCCACGGGGGTGGCCTCGGGCCGTCCGTCGGACAGGAGGAAAGCGTCGACCAGGTACCAGCCTCCCGCCAACGCCATGATGAGGATGCCCGCGGCCATGACCAAGGACAGCGTCCGCCGGGTGCCCCGGCCGCCCCCGGAGCGGGGAGGCGGTGGTTGCCGGTTGTCCGGCGGAAGTCCCGTTCCGGGCGGGGGACCGTAGCCGCCGCCGTCTCCGGGCGGGCCGTAGGCGGCCGGAGCGGCGCCGCCGGCCGCGGCACCCGCGGCTTCCCACGCCGCGCCCTGCTGGGCCGCGGCGCCCCCCGGGGGAGTGACGCGCGCGGTTCCGTCGGCCGTGCCGGACGCGGGCGTGTTGACCGTCTCGGTGGCTTCCGTGTTGCCGACCAGTGCGGCGAGTCCGCTCGTGGTGCGCAGCGGGCCGCTGGTGGGTCCGGTGCCCGGACCGCTGTACGGGGTGCCGTCGGCGGGGCGGTCCGCCGCCAGCGCGGCCAGACCGCTGCTCGGTGTTCCGCCCGGGTCCTGCGGGTCGTCGTCGGCGGCGGGCAGCACCGCCGTGGGAGCGGCCTCCGCCGGTTCCTCCGGCGGGGCGATCGGCAGTGCCGCCGTGGCGGCGATCTGTGTCTGCTCGCTGATCGCCGCGGTGTAGCCCTCCTCGAGGACCTCCGTGACCGGTACCCGGGTCACGTCGGCCGGATCGTGTCCCACCAGCGCGCCGAGCACCTGCACGGCGGTGGGACGGCGCTCGGGCTCCTTGGCCAGGCAGGATTCGAGCAGTGGCCGCAGAGGTCCGTCCACACCGTCCAGTCGGGGCGGACGGTTCAGCACGCGATGGATGATCGCGGGCAGGGTCTCGTCGTGGAACGGGGACTCGCCGGTGGCGGCGAACACCATGACTCCGGCCCAGGCGAAGATGTCCACCGCGGGGGTGAGTTCTCGGCCCTCGACCTGCTCGGGAGCCATGTAGGCGGGGGTGCCCACGATGGAGTTGGTCGCGGTGACCGTGGCCTCGGTGGACCGGGCGATCCCGAAGTCGATCACCCTGGGGCCGTCCGGGCCCAGCAGAACGTTGGCCGGTTTGAAGTCGCGGTGCACGACTCCCGCCTGGTGGATCGCGACCAGCGCGGTGGCCGTGGAGATGGCGAGACGGTCCAGGGCGGCTCCGGTGCGCGGTCCGTCCCGCAGCACGGCCTCGCGCAGTGACGGTCCCTCGATGTACTCACTGACGATGTAGGGCGGTTCGGCGTCGATGTCGGCGTCCAGCAGCGTCGCCGTGCAGAAGGGGGCGACCTTGGACGCGGTCTCGATCTCCTTGGCGAACCGGCTGCGCGCTCGGGCGTCGGAGGCCCAGGAGCTCTCCATGACCTTCACCGCGACCCGAGTACCGTCCGGCCCCTGGCCGAGGTACACGACGCCCTGGCCGCCCTTGCCGATTCGGGCGATAAGCTCGTAATCTCCGACCCGAGCGGGATCCTCGGGCCGCAACGGACTCGTCATTCGCGTGCTCTCTCCCTCGACTCCTGAGCATTGGACGGCTCCGAACCGCGTCATGCCGGGAACCGTCCGGGAATGAGCGGGCAGATCAGGCTGTTGATCAGCTGGAACGGCCGTTCCCCACCAGCGAACCACACCGCGAGCGACCCCGCCAGGGCACATTCCCGTTCCCCGGACGCGCAACGCACCTCACAGGAATAGATGCACGAAACCACAGGAAGGTTCGCTCTGTCGAAAGGTCCGAAAACCGCGTTGGGGGCATTGTCGGACAAAAGGCAGCGATGATCATCATTGATGGTGAAGGTGTGGGCGATCTCCCATGCCCGCAGCGCAAAGGCCGCCCCCGTGTCCCCCCTCAAAGCACGGAGGCGGCCTTCGCATGGGAACGGTCGCCGGCTCCTCCCCCCAGAAGCCGCGACCTCGGAAAGGTCCGCGTCACGGGAGGTTGTGCTCCTCTCCCGTGGTGACACCCAGATTACCCATGCCCATCTGGCGAAACAACCGTCCGTCACCGTGTGACACTTAAAGTGATTGCTATTCGTTTCCCTGCTCACCGTCAACTCCACCGTGCGGTGGGGGCACCGAACGGCCCGTTCGCGTCGCACATAGCCTGGGAGGGTGCGTTTCCCACTTCTACGGCCCCGATGGCTCGGCATCCACCTGGTGGCGGTCATCGCGGTACTCGGTTGCTTCCTGCTGGGCTACTGGCAGTACGAGCGCGCCCAGCGACCCGACCGTGAGACGGTCACCAACCCCGTCGAGGACCTCGCCGCGGCGGAGGACATCAACGCACTGCTCGAACCCGGCGAGTACATGCCGCAGGACATCGCCAACGAGGCTGTCACCGCGACGGGAACCTATGACGCCGGACAGCAGCTGCTCTCCCCCGCGCTGTCTCCGGACGGCGAGGAGGGGTACTACGTGGTGGTGCCGCTGGTGACCGAGGACGATGCCGCGGTGGCCGTGAACCGGGGATGGGTGCCCGCCGACGCGGTCGACGCCGACGGTGCGATCCCGCCCGCCCCGGAGGGGGAGGTCACCGTCCGGGGGTGGCTGCAGCTTCCGCAGGACGAGGCGACCAAGGGCTACTCGGCGATCGTCCCCGAGGGGCAGGTGCCGCGGATCTCTCCGGCGCTGCTGGTCAACAAGTGGCCCTACCGGCTCTATGCGGGCTATGTCACCCTGGGCGAACAGACCCCGCAGGCCTCCGCGGGGACGGGGGCGCTGGAGAGGATTCCGCCGCCGGATCCGCCGCAGGAGATCGTCTGGAACTTCACGAACCTGAGCTACGCCGCCCAGTGGTGGGTGTTCGGGGCGGCCGCCGTCGTGTTCTGGGTCTCACTGGTGCGGCGCGAACTGGAGGAGCGGCGCTCGGCACGGGAGGACGACGGGGGCGACGGGGGCCGGGACTCCGCCGCCGACGCCGGGTCGCTTCACCCCTCGGCGGGCACGGCCGCGGACTGAGCGGTCCCGGCGGCCTGCTCCTCGGCCTCGATCGCGGCCTTCTCCCGGGCCGCGATCCGACGCTCGACGAAGAACCCCACCACGGGAATCGTTCCGGAGAGCATCACTCCGACGGTCCTGGGGGCGTTCCACCGGCGCTTCAGTGCCAGCCACAGCACGGACAGCACGAACGCCATGTAGATGTAGCCGTGCGGAACCGCGATGTACATCATCAGCGGTGTCTCGTCGCCGAACCACTGCTCCATGCCCGCGGGCGCGTCGACCAGGGAGAACCGCGCGGTCTCCCCGACGAGGTACTTGGCGGGCATCGCCACGAAGGTCAGCAGCAGCAGCCACGTCGAAGTGACGTAGGCCAGCACGCGGTAGAGAGTGAGAGGAAGACGCTTGTTGTCCAACGGGGCACCTCGGCTCGGATCTCGCGACCGGACCCGGCCGTTCGGCGCCCACCACCTGGTGGTGGGCGCCGAACGGCCGGGTCCGTGCTGTTCTTCTCTTCGAGCCTAAGCGCTGGGACAGGCGGCCGTGATCCGGGTGGACCGTCGGCGGCCGGTTCGGGCCGGGGCGGTCAGACCTTGATCGACACGCGCTCGGGGCTCTTCCACCGGCCGTCGGACTTCGCGGTCCACGCCTGCGGGATCGTGAGCAGGGTCAGGTAGGAGTCGAGCAGTCGCAGCGGCAGGAAGAAGAACCCGTAGAACAGGTAGCTCGGCCGCCGCCGGACCATCGCGATGACGCAGGTGAGGATGTAGTCGGGGACGAACAGGCCGACCGCCACCGTGCTCAGCGGCAGCACCGACGTCACCGCCCGGTAGCCGTCGGCGTACCAGTCGAAGGCCAGCACACCGTCGCCGAACAGCGTCGGAGGGAGCACGAACACGAAGATCAGCGCGGTGACGAGCAGCATGGCCGCGACCAGCACGACCTCCAGGATGTAGAAGAACAGCGAGAACCAGAACATGCTCGGCCACACGCCGTGCCGCCGCACCGTCTGCCAGAAGCCCAGGCTCCACCGCCGCACCTGGCTCTTGTAGTCGCGCAGGGTGAAGGGGTCCTGGGAGTAGGCCTTGGTGTCGGGGCGCATCGAGATGCGCCCCAGCTTCTTGTGGTGCACCTCGAAGGTCATGTTGAAGTCCTCGATGACCAGCCCCTTGGGGTTGATCTCCAGGTGCTTCAGAACACCGGTGCGGTAGGTGCTGGCGAAGCCGGGGACGATGAAGGAGACGCTGGTGAAGCGCCAGGTCTGCCCGAACCGGAGCATGTACTGCAGCAGCCAGTAGAGCCGGTCGCGGTAGGCCGAGATCAGCCGTCCGACGACGGTGCGCTGCTGCGGTTTCCACTCGGCGACGACGAATCCGGCGACGGCTGCGACGGTGGGGTCCCGGAACTGGTCGCGCACGCCCCTGACGTAGTCCTCGTGCAGTTCGGTGTCGGCGTCCAGGATCACCACGCCGTCGTAGTTCTCGATGAGGTCGAACTCCTGGATGACCGCCTCGATCGCGCCGGCCTTGCCGCGGTTGGTCAGCAGTTCCAGGACGTTGACACCGGTCTGCGCCGCGATCTCGGCGGTGGCGTCCTTGGAGCTGTCCGACACCACGTAGATGTCCCACCGGTCGAACAGCCGCAGCGCCGACCGGATCGCCCCGTCGATGACCGGTTCCTCGTTGTGCGCCGGGATGATGACCGCCAGCGTGATCGTGTCGGGGTCGGTGTTGACCCGGGGCATCTCGAACTCCCCGGTGTCGGGCCCCGAGGCCAGCGCGCGGCCACCGGAGTGGCGCGGCGCGTACCGGTCGTCGCCGCGGGACCGGGAGGCGACCGTCACCCGCTTGTCCTCGTCCCGGACCCGGGCGCCCGCGGGGAGCGGTGCCTCCCTGCGGGGCAGGATCGTGGCGTTGTCGCGCCGCAGGAGTTTGTGCACGGACTCGTCCACCAGCCGGATCAGACCGATGAGCGACCAGACCATGAGGTTGAGGCCCAGGCCGACGACCAGTAACAGCAGGACAGGGGTGTCTTCGGCCGAGCCGAGCACGAACCGCAGCCACAGCACGAAGAGCAGAGCCGCAGTCGACAACGAGAGTAGACCCGCGAGCCAGCTTCCGATGAAACGCGCGGTGCGCACTGGGGACCTCCGAAGGGTGACGGGGCGACAGCGGGGGTGAACCACCGTTGTAAGGACGTTCCAACGGGGCGGTCAGTTGCCCGGCGGGAGCGACCGGATACCGGGACGCCGGAAACACGCGCGAACCCACCGCGAGCCTGCACCACTGCCCCGATAATCAGGAACGCCACCCCGCCTTATGGGATTGTCCCGCACAAAATTTCGTCGTAATTGGGGATGCGCCGCGTTCTCAGGTCACGAATATATGACTTGGGCTATGAAAGAGCTTGTTCCGAGTCAAGAGGAGGGTGGCACGGCGGCTCGTCCCGTACTCTCGACGACGGACCATGAGCATCTCGACAGCTCGAAGGGGAAATGACTGTGCGTGTTGCCATGCACCAGCCGCACTACCTGCCATGGCTGGGCCTGCTGGACAAGATCGACCGCTGCGACCTGTTCGTTGTGCTCGACCACGTCCAGTTCGAACGCAAGGGGTGGCAGCACCGCAACTACGTGGCGTCGAAGAACGGTCCGGTCCTGCTCACCGTTCCCGTGGTGCAGCGCAGCCGTGACGAACGGATCATGGAAAAGTCCGTCAACAATGACTCGCCGTGGTGGGACAAGCACCGTAAGACACTCGCGGAGCACTGTTACCGCAAGGCGCCTTTCTGGGGGGACTTCGGCGCTGACATCATGGCTGTCTACGACCGCCGATGGGAGAATCTGGCCGATCTTTCCATGGCGACCACCGACCTCGTCCTCAACGCGTTCGGAATCACCACTCCCATGGTGCGTTCGAGCGAACTCGGTGAGTTCACCGTGCAGAAGAGCGAGCTGCTCGCCCAGATCAGTGCCAAGGTCGGCGCGACGTCGATGCTCTCCGGCGAAGGCGCCCGCGACTACCTCGACTCCGAGGTCTTCCGCAGTCACGGCGTCGAGGTCGAGTGGCAGGGGTTCCGTCATCCGGAGTATCCGCAGCACAACCGGCGCGGGCAGGAGTTCCTGCCCCGTATGGCCGCAGTGGACCTGCTGCTCAACGTCGGCCCCGAAGGCATGGACCTGGTGCGTGCGGCCCGCACCGCGGCCTGACCCCGCTGTCCGTCTCCCCGCCATCGAGTCCACGCGGCCGTCGAGGGCCGCATCTATCGCCCGATGCCCTATGTGTTTTAAGGACACCGAATGACGATCGACTGGTCCCGAGAGCGGATTCTCATTCTCGCACCGCACCCCGACGACGAGACCCTCGGCTGCGGCGGCCTGATGCGCAGGGCCAAGGACATGGGAGCCGAGGTCTACATCCAGTTCATGACGGTCGGGGACACCGCGGACAACTCCGCCAGGGGCCTGTCCACCGCGGACGAGCGGTGCGGGGAGGTCAAGGAGGTCGCCGAGTTCTTCGGCTGGGACGGCTGGGACTTCGCCTTTCCCGGGGACCGCTACCACCTGAAGCTCGACACGGTGTCCCGGTTCGAGTTGGCCAACGCGATCGAGCGGAACAGCCCGCTGTCTGTCGCCGAGTTGCAGCCGACCACGGTGATCGCGCCCCACCGCACCAGCTACAACCAGGACCACCAGGTGACCGCGGAGGCCGTGCACACGGCGCTGCGGCCGTCCAACAACCGGTTGCGCCACCACCCGCGCCTGGTGCTGGCCTACGAGGAGGCCGCCGACCAGTGGCGGTACGACGCCACGCCGCCGCCCAACTTCTTCGTCGAGCTCACCGAGGCGCAGTTGGACGCCAAGATCAAGGCGATGCACCTGTACGGGACCCAGACCCACGAGCATCCGCACACCCGTTCCGACCTCACCCTGCGGAGTCTGGCCGCGCTGCGCGGAATGCACGCGGGAGTGTCCTTCGCGGAGGCCTACCACATGATGCGCTGGCTGGCCTGACCGTATGGGGAGCGGCGACGCCACCGTGCGGACACCGTGAACAGTCAACGCCCTTTCCGGGCCGTGTCTTCTGAAGGAGAAACAGCGTGAAAGCCTTGGTCACCGGTGGCGCCGGGTTCATCGGCTCCCATCTGTGCGACTACCTGATCGCCCACGGGCATCAGGTGACCGTGCTCGACGACCTGTCCACCGGTTCCGAGGAGAACCTGAGGCAGCTCGCCGACGCCCCCGACCTCCAACTGGTCAAGGGATCCATCCTGGACACCGCTCTGGTCGACGACCTGGTCGGCTCGTCCGACACCGTGTTCCACCTGGCCGCGGCGGTCGGCGTGCACACCATCGTGGACAAGCCGCTGGAGTCGCTGCGCACCAACCTGCACGGCACCGAGAACGTGGTCGACGCCGCCGCCCGGCACGGGGCGCGCATCATGGTCGCCTCCACCAGCGAGGTGTACGGCAAGAACGACGCCGACGGACTGACCGAGGACGCCGACCGCGTTCTCGGTTCGCCGCTGAAGAGCCGCTGGTCCTACGCGGCGGCCAAGGGCCTGGACGAACTGGTGGCCTACGTCTACGGCAGGGAGACCGGCGTTCCCACGGTCATCACCCGGTTCTTCAACATCGTGGGGCCGCGCCAGACCGGCCGCTACGGCATGGTCGTGCCGCGGTTCGTCGGTCAGGCGCTGGCGGATGAGCCGATCACCGTCTACGGTGACGGTTCCCAGCGGCGCTGTTTCGGCTCGGTCTTCGACGTTGTTCCGGCCGTGGTGAAACTGATGGACACGCCCGCCGCCTACAACCGCGCGGTCAACCTCGGCGGCCTGGAGGAGGTCTCCATCCGCGGCCTCGCCGAGCGGGTCATCGAGCTGACCGGGTCGAAGAGCACGATCGAGTACATCCCGTACGAGAAGGCCTACGGCGAGGGCTACGAGGACATGCGCCGCCGCATGCCCGACACCTCGCTCGCCAGGGAGCTCATCGACTACGAGCCGACCCGCCGCCTCGACGACATCATCAACTCCATCGTCGAGTCCAAGCGCGCCTGACCAGGAACGCTCCCGGCGTCGGGACCGCGGAACACCGGCCCCCGGCACCGGGACACAAGGAGGATCAGCGCGGGACGGCGGTCAGGATGGTCGCCGTCCCCAGCCCCATCACGGCGACGCTCAGCAGTATGAGCGTCCACGGGCGGGCCAGGGGCGCGGGAGGGGTGCCCAGGGACTCGTCGTGGAGGCCGTGGTCGGTGCGCCGCCACCGCAGCCGCAGGTGCGCGGTGAGTACGATGGCCGCGCCGAGGGGGGTGAACACCACCG is a genomic window containing:
- a CDS encoding Vms1/Ankzf1 family peptidyl-tRNA hydrolase, producing MYETTAPVASVYLDTTRASENADKEIELRWRGLREHLAEQGADEATLSALDAEVGGASGVPGPQGEALFASEGRLLGAFTLSRPPLRDQAAWLPVADTLGLTVDRGRQVPYVVVAADREGADVTAYSVAHHDPESRRSFSGSTLHIQKVRVGGWAHKQYQRRSENLWDANAEEAAKDVEAAVSDVAAEVVFVGGDERAIGKLRDHLSRSVLDILVEQPGGGRYDYAALASLRDSVDQALERAVTRARAEEQAEFTSALGRNEGAVEGVEATTEALRRAQVRVLLLAADLGDEPRIWASRSDPLEVSVDRNRLSAPDSAFQAPASALMLRAATQTDAEFVELSETKAAEGTGALLRFVTAQ
- a CDS encoding helix-turn-helix transcriptional regulator: MSGENVYNRIAVLRVERGVSRRQLAEALGVHYQTIGYLERGEYSPSLHLALRIAEYFEVPVEVVFSTTPFPRIGSAEKSS
- a CDS encoding ABC transporter permease, producing the protein MNTTLFALRLGLLRGWTEFRQTLTSLSDLGSYLLNSVIFLAILLFMSDNGMENTELSGTGVTQATLALPGVLAMTLVFGGLLTMAQLLATDREDGTLLRAKAIPRGTHGYLVGKVVSVSLMTLLSMLVILVPAVLAIDGFQFTARGALTLLWVIALGFLATLPIGAILGSLFSNPRTVVGILMLLLMGLVVVSGIFFPITLLPEWAQWIAQVFPIYWLGLGMRSGMLPDTATVEEIGESWRHLETVGVLGAWAVVGLALAPVVLRRMARRESGASLEERRHRAMQRVG
- a CDS encoding ABC transporter ATP-binding protein is translated as MATVPQPVTASQPPGSSEQSVVEVSDLRMRYGSTDVLKGVSFRADRGEVLALLGPNGAGKTTTIEILEGFRMRSAGRVSVLGTDPAHGDERWRARLGVVLQSWRDHGKWRVAELLEHFGRYYAPYSTPELHRPRDTAELLDIVGLTEHAGRRIKELSGGQRRRLDVAVGIIGRPELLFLDEPTAGFDPEARRDFHDLVHRLADLEDTTVLLTTHDLDEAEKLADRILILAGGRIVADGSAEQLSQQVSRETEIRWSRGGQRFVHSATDGTAFVRELLAQYGEEITDLEVRRATLEDVYLTMVHRHETGSAGDDDPGFGERKENR
- a CDS encoding VOC family protein, whose product is MRMSYVRLLADDYEACFRFYADVLKLPVLRGSEHTRYAEFGTGADTRLALNQREVVAEALETDMEDPYLPRQDRVAVIFEVDDVDAKAAELIATGVPLVSPVKEWTALGIRAAHFRDPDGYLLEFNQPLL
- a CDS encoding alpha/beta fold hydrolase; this encodes MAVVPLQYRFDGPRTAPVVVLVPTLGVKWSMWEPQMPELTRRMRVLRVNHRGHGTSPAPRGPYSVPELGGDLLSLLDQCELEQVSFIGVGLGAMVSLWAAAAEPSRITRMALVSTTSWAPPSLRWRSIGERVRSFGVASVADEVTRSWFTPGFCERRPDIVSRFTEEFEKTDPEGYAGCCDAVADVDHRSLAARVRVPTVVISGAHDPQTPPGHGRRLASALPDAHFEVVNGAAHLANIERADLVNDLLLRHLDPMAVRWP
- a CDS encoding serine/threonine-protein kinase, with product MTSPLRPEDPARVGDYELIARIGKGGQGVVYLGQGPDGTRVAVKVMESSWASDARARSRFAKEIETASKVAPFCTATLLDADIDAEPPYIVSEYIEGPSLREAVLRDGPRTGAALDRLAISTATALVAIHQAGVVHRDFKPANVLLGPDGPRVIDFGIARSTEATVTATNSIVGTPAYMAPEQVEGRELTPAVDIFAWAGVMVFAATGESPFHDETLPAIIHRVLNRPPRLDGVDGPLRPLLESCLAKEPERRPTAVQVLGALVGHDPADVTRVPVTEVLEEGYTAAISEQTQIAATAALPIAPPEEPAEAAPTAVLPAADDDPQDPGGTPSSGLAALAADRPADGTPYSGPGTGPTSGPLRTTSGLAALVGNTEATETVNTPASGTADGTARVTPPGGAAAQQGAAWEAAGAAAGGAAPAAYGPPGDGGGYGPPPGTGLPPDNRQPPPPRSGGGRGTRRTLSLVMAAGILIMALAGGWYLVDAFLLSDGRPEATPVDGSTTDGSEVEDDRPAASPPEVDNETDPGFDEETYAPSTPPNSHQPDPSLTPYHPTDEDTWTEEPGWEEEEETTEPTEDADMEDDGPTASTGGGGGWGTGDSGRVAVSPTGQ